From a region of the Burkholderia lata genome:
- a CDS encoding DMT family transporter, giving the protein MDHLFIGLVLCSALLHAIWNAFLHVSEDRLVQLGTMSLPYFVFGVAGAALLPAPAPAAWPYIAGSAALEVAYCFTLARAYRSGEFGQIYPIARGISPLLVSVLALIFLHEQPTPFGFAGIALVSFGIMSLALRRGFRFSGEGVPFALLTGVFIAAYSICDGIGSRVSGSALGYIAWVYVLWSVPQFVLVCAVRGGPRAVLGSRTALTQGAIAGTISLAAYGIVILAYRYLPVGTVSALRETSSIFAVAIGWLVMRERPGAQRLAACALVVAGAALIRL; this is encoded by the coding sequence ATGGATCACCTCTTCATCGGCCTCGTGCTGTGCTCCGCGTTGCTGCACGCGATCTGGAATGCCTTCCTCCACGTCAGCGAAGACCGGCTCGTCCAGCTCGGCACGATGTCGCTGCCGTATTTCGTGTTCGGCGTCGCCGGCGCCGCGCTGCTGCCCGCGCCGGCGCCCGCCGCGTGGCCGTACATCGCCGGGTCGGCCGCGCTCGAGGTTGCGTACTGCTTCACGCTGGCGCGCGCGTACCGCAGCGGCGAATTCGGGCAGATCTATCCGATCGCGCGCGGAATCTCGCCGCTGCTCGTGTCGGTGCTGGCACTCATATTCCTTCACGAACAACCGACGCCGTTCGGGTTCGCAGGCATCGCGCTCGTGTCGTTCGGCATCATGTCGCTCGCGCTGCGACGCGGCTTCCGGTTCTCCGGCGAAGGCGTGCCGTTTGCGCTGCTCACGGGCGTGTTCATCGCCGCCTATTCGATCTGCGACGGCATCGGCTCGCGCGTGTCCGGCAGCGCGCTCGGCTACATCGCGTGGGTGTACGTGCTGTGGAGCGTGCCGCAGTTCGTGCTGGTCTGTGCGGTGCGTGGCGGCCCGCGCGCGGTGCTCGGCTCGCGCACGGCACTCACGCAAGGCGCGATCGCCGGCACGATCTCCCTCGCCGCTTACGGCATCGTGATCCTCGCGTACCGGTACTTGCCGGTCGGGACGGTGTCGGCGCTGCGCGAAACGAGCTCGATCTTCGCGGTCGCGATCGGCTGGCTCGTGATGCGCGAGCGGCCCGGCGCGCAGCGGCTCGCCGCGTGCGCGCTGGTGGTCGCGGGCGCGGCGCTGATCCGGCTGTAA
- a CDS encoding YfcC family protein, whose product MSASSPNPAGAHGADTPALAADDPAALAGHKPHPHGKMLHPVVMMLWVLAAAIALTWVVDSGQFARNGRLVVPGTYHVVPKTTALSTLVAPAVSHSTSAQALPASLVSAFVAVPQGLLKNAPLIVMVMFVGGMFGVMRRTGVVDAGIDRLLQLTGNNAYLLTPMLMILIGLGSTLLGFISEYLVIIPMVVVIARRLGLSDLFAVALVALAAKIGYIASVTNPLALAVAQPLVGVPLFSGVALRAAVFVVFLTIGILYLLRYVRNTGYRAGQTAAGHAAHAAAKLSLRHKATLVVFAAAVAMLIYGTRELKWGNVELAAFYTAVSIATAIIGGLDSRSAADAFVDGMKNMMLAALLMGLAASVELLLQNSLVLDTLINFFTRLADGQSPVWVANGLMGVQMVLDVFIPSVSGKAAVSMPIIGPIAQLSGVSGQTSVLAFVLGGGLTNLVTPTSGMLLAYLATARVDFGAWIRFVLPLFLTLLALSCVVLTFAVWIGY is encoded by the coding sequence ATGTCCGCCTCTTCCCCGAACCCGGCCGGCGCGCACGGCGCCGACACGCCCGCACTCGCGGCCGACGATCCGGCGGCGCTCGCCGGTCACAAGCCGCATCCGCACGGCAAGATGCTGCACCCCGTCGTGATGATGCTGTGGGTGCTCGCCGCGGCGATCGCGCTCACGTGGGTCGTCGACTCGGGCCAGTTCGCGCGCAACGGCCGGCTCGTCGTGCCGGGCACCTATCACGTGGTGCCGAAGACCACCGCCCTTTCCACGCTCGTCGCGCCGGCCGTCAGCCACAGCACGTCCGCGCAGGCGCTGCCGGCCAGCCTCGTCTCGGCGTTCGTCGCGGTACCGCAAGGGCTGCTTAAGAACGCGCCGCTGATCGTGATGGTGATGTTCGTCGGCGGGATGTTCGGCGTGATGCGACGCACGGGTGTCGTCGATGCCGGCATCGACCGGCTGCTGCAACTCACCGGCAACAACGCGTATCTGCTGACACCGATGCTGATGATCCTGATCGGGCTCGGCAGCACACTGCTCGGCTTCATCTCCGAGTACCTCGTGATCATTCCGATGGTGGTCGTGATCGCGCGGCGCCTGGGTCTCTCCGACCTGTTCGCAGTCGCACTCGTCGCGCTCGCCGCGAAGATCGGCTATATCGCGTCGGTCACGAATCCGCTCGCGCTCGCCGTCGCGCAGCCGCTGGTCGGCGTGCCGCTGTTCAGCGGCGTCGCGCTGCGCGCGGCCGTGTTCGTCGTATTCCTGACGATCGGCATCCTGTACCTGCTGCGCTACGTGCGCAACACCGGCTATCGGGCCGGGCAGACCGCCGCGGGCCATGCCGCGCACGCGGCCGCGAAGCTGTCGCTGCGTCACAAGGCGACGCTGGTCGTGTTCGCAGCGGCGGTCGCAATGCTGATCTACGGCACGCGCGAACTGAAGTGGGGCAACGTCGAGCTGGCGGCGTTCTACACGGCCGTGAGCATCGCGACGGCCATCATCGGCGGACTCGATTCGCGCAGCGCGGCCGACGCGTTCGTCGACGGGATGAAGAACATGATGCTCGCGGCGCTGCTGATGGGGCTCGCCGCTTCCGTCGAGCTGCTGCTGCAAAACAGCCTCGTGCTCGACACGCTGATCAACTTCTTCACGCGGCTCGCGGACGGGCAGTCTCCGGTGTGGGTCGCGAACGGGCTGATGGGTGTGCAGATGGTGCTCGACGTGTTCATTCCGTCGGTGTCGGGCAAGGCCGCGGTCAGCATGCCGATCATCGGGCCGATCGCGCAACTCTCCGGCGTGAGCGGGCAGACGTCGGTGCTCGCGTTCGTGCTCGGCGGCGGGCTGACGAACCTCGTCACGCCGACTTCAGGGATGCTGCTCGCGTATCTGGCCACCGCGCGCGTCGATTTCGGTGCGTGGATCCGCTTCGTGCTGCCGCTGTTCCTGACGCTGCTCGCGCTGTCGTGCGTCGTGCTGACATTCGCGGTGTGGATCGGGTATTGA
- a CDS encoding LysE family translocator, producing MNDFLFGLMIALSVGPVALMIANYGMRAGTASGVRAAVGVATADGCYAVVAFTLGAMLASTLAAHLSLFRLVGALVLLAMGARMLWQALRDRRRTFDGDARPPGSRPFSSMFFVTLANPLTILLFYGYATAAAGAHRHWLLGAACVFAGSLAGQLVFAFGGSVIGRIVKSPGLLAASHVVAALVVLGYGVAGLARL from the coding sequence ATGAACGACTTCCTGTTCGGGCTGATGATCGCGCTGTCGGTCGGGCCCGTTGCGCTGATGATCGCGAACTACGGGATGCGCGCAGGGACCGCGAGCGGCGTACGCGCGGCGGTGGGTGTCGCGACGGCCGACGGCTGCTATGCGGTCGTCGCGTTCACGCTCGGCGCGATGCTGGCGAGCACGCTCGCCGCGCATCTGTCGCTGTTTCGCCTGGTCGGTGCGCTCGTGCTGCTCGCGATGGGTGCGCGGATGCTGTGGCAGGCGCTGCGGGATCGTCGCCGCACGTTCGATGGCGATGCGCGGCCGCCGGGCAGTCGCCCGTTTTCATCGATGTTCTTCGTCACGCTGGCGAATCCGCTCACGATCCTGTTGTTCTACGGTTATGCAACGGCTGCCGCCGGTGCGCATCGGCACTGGCTGCTCGGTGCCGCGTGCGTGTTTGCCGGCAGCCTCGCGGGGCAGCTCGTGTTCGCATTCGGCGGCAGCGTGATCGGCCGGATCGTGAAGTCGCCGGGGCTGCTCGCGGCGAGCCATGTGGTTGCGGCGCTGGTCGTGCTGGGTTACGGGGTGGCGGGGCTGGCGCGGTTGTAG
- the selD gene encoding selenide, water dikinase SelD, with protein MTEATQAQPAVPRLTSLSHGGGCGCKIAPGVLSELLKRATPPALFPDLLVGTETSDDAAVYRLNDEQAIVATTDFFMPIVDDPFDFGRIAATNALSDVYAMGGKPILALALVGMPINVLPHETIAAVLRGGESVCADAGIPVAGGHSIDSVEPIYGLAAIGVVHPSRVKRNAAARAGDVLVLGKPLGVGVLSAALKKNQLDADGYAQMVATTTKLNRPGAELAALPGVHALTDVTGFGLLGHTLELARGAHLTARVHYGSLPWLAGVEAFVADGVFTGASGRNWAAYGADVQLADTLPPVAQALLTDPQTSGGLLVACAPEAVDDVLACFRADGFDRAGVIGEMVDGPARVDVA; from the coding sequence ATGACCGAAGCCACCCAAGCCCAGCCTGCCGTTCCGCGCCTCACGAGCCTGTCGCATGGCGGCGGCTGCGGCTGCAAGATTGCGCCGGGCGTGCTGTCCGAGCTGCTGAAGCGCGCGACGCCGCCCGCGCTGTTCCCGGATCTGCTGGTCGGGACCGAGACGTCCGACGACGCGGCCGTCTACCGCCTCAACGACGAGCAGGCGATCGTCGCGACCACCGACTTCTTCATGCCGATCGTCGACGATCCGTTCGACTTCGGCCGCATCGCCGCGACCAACGCGCTGTCCGACGTCTATGCGATGGGCGGCAAGCCGATCCTCGCGCTCGCGCTGGTCGGCATGCCGATCAACGTGCTGCCGCACGAAACGATCGCGGCCGTGCTGCGCGGTGGTGAATCGGTCTGTGCGGACGCCGGCATCCCGGTTGCGGGCGGCCATTCGATCGATTCGGTCGAGCCGATCTACGGGCTCGCGGCAATCGGTGTCGTGCATCCGTCGCGCGTGAAGCGCAATGCGGCCGCGCGTGCGGGCGACGTGCTCGTGCTCGGCAAGCCGCTCGGCGTCGGCGTGCTGTCCGCCGCGCTGAAAAAGAACCAGCTCGATGCCGATGGCTATGCGCAGATGGTCGCGACAACCACCAAGCTGAACCGGCCGGGCGCCGAACTCGCCGCGCTGCCGGGCGTGCATGCGCTGACCGACGTGACGGGCTTCGGCCTGCTCGGCCATACGCTGGAACTGGCGCGCGGCGCGCACCTCACCGCGCGCGTGCACTATGGATCGCTGCCGTGGCTTGCGGGCGTCGAGGCGTTCGTCGCCGACGGCGTGTTCACCGGCGCGTCGGGCCGCAACTGGGCCGCGTACGGCGCGGACGTGCAGCTGGCCGACACGCTGCCGCCCGTCGCACAGGCGCTGCTGACCGATCCGCAGACGTCGGGCGGCCTGCTGGTCGCGTGCGCGCCGGAGGCCGTCGATGACGTGCTCGCGTGCTTCCGTGCCGACGGCTTCGATCGCGCGGGCGTGATCGGCGAGATGGTGGACGGGCCGGCGCGCGTCGATGTCGCGTGA
- a CDS encoding PLP-dependent aminotransferase family protein — translation MRASVLSDWLAQRLVRGGEQPIYRQLHRLLQQAILSRELPAGTRVPSSRLLAAELGIARNTVTQVYEQLALEGYVNSATGRGTFVADSAPDEIVGAPPDAAAARPALVQPSARRLSARGTRLVEGAGVSKRQGGAFMPGVPDVSRFPARVWTRLHNKYWRRLRPDLLTYAPGGGLALLREALADYLRTSRSVRCTPEQIVITTGIHQSIDLAVRLLTDPGDAIWTEDPCYWGVRSVLNVSGLTTRPIPVDDEGIAPSAADLAEPPKLMLVTPSHQYPLGMVMSLARRRMLLEYARQHGCWIIEDDYDSEFRYGSRPLASLQGLDTSGQVIYVGSFGKTLFPGLRVGYLVAPEPLAESFATASAELYREGQLLQQAVLAEFIAEGHFVSHIRKMRTLYGQRREVLLDAVAQRYGNTLHALGSDAGLHLVTQLPEGVDDRAVAQAALERNIVVRPLSGYYADRERAASGLLLGYACVPEDEIATAFATLAEAIDERAFGKVVEVA, via the coding sequence ATGCGCGCGAGCGTGTTGTCGGACTGGCTGGCGCAGCGCCTCGTGCGCGGCGGCGAACAGCCGATCTACCGGCAGCTTCACCGGCTGCTGCAACAGGCGATCCTGTCGCGCGAACTGCCGGCCGGCACGCGCGTGCCGTCGTCGCGGCTCCTGGCCGCCGAGCTCGGGATTGCGCGCAACACGGTCACGCAGGTTTACGAACAGCTTGCGCTCGAAGGCTACGTGAACTCGGCGACCGGCCGCGGCACGTTCGTCGCCGACAGCGCGCCGGACGAGATCGTCGGTGCGCCGCCCGACGCGGCCGCCGCGCGCCCGGCGCTCGTGCAGCCGTCCGCGCGGCGGCTGTCCGCGCGCGGCACGCGGCTCGTCGAAGGCGCCGGCGTGTCGAAACGGCAGGGCGGCGCGTTCATGCCGGGCGTGCCCGATGTGTCGCGATTTCCGGCGCGTGTGTGGACGCGGCTGCACAACAAATACTGGCGGCGGCTGCGCCCCGACCTGCTGACCTACGCGCCGGGCGGCGGGCTCGCGCTGCTGCGCGAGGCGCTGGCCGACTACCTGCGCACGTCGCGCTCGGTGCGCTGCACGCCCGAGCAGATCGTGATCACGACCGGGATCCACCAGTCGATCGACCTCGCAGTGCGGCTCTTGACCGATCCCGGCGACGCGATCTGGACCGAGGACCCGTGCTACTGGGGCGTGCGCAGCGTGCTGAACGTGTCGGGGCTGACGACGCGGCCGATCCCGGTCGACGACGAAGGCATCGCGCCGTCGGCCGCCGATCTCGCCGAGCCGCCGAAGCTGATGCTCGTCACGCCGTCGCACCAGTATCCGCTCGGGATGGTGATGAGCCTCGCGCGGCGGCGGATGCTGCTCGAATATGCGCGCCAGCACGGCTGCTGGATCATCGAGGACGACTACGACAGCGAATTCCGCTACGGCAGCCGGCCGCTCGCGTCGCTGCAGGGCCTCGATACGTCCGGGCAGGTGATCTATGTCGGCAGCTTCGGCAAGACGCTGTTCCCAGGGTTGCGGGTCGGTTACCTGGTTGCGCCCGAGCCGCTCGCGGAAAGCTTCGCGACCGCGAGCGCCGAGCTGTATCGCGAAGGGCAGTTGCTGCAGCAGGCGGTGCTGGCCGAATTCATCGCGGAAGGGCACTTCGTGTCGCATATCCGCAAGATGCGCACGCTGTACGGGCAGCGCCGCGAGGTGCTGCTCGACGCGGTCGCGCAACGCTACGGCAACACGCTGCACGCGCTCGGCAGCGATGCGGGGCTGCATCTGGTCACGCAGTTGCCGGAAGGCGTCGACGATCGCGCGGTCGCGCAGGCCGCGCTCGAACGCAATATCGTCGTGCGACCGTTGTCCGGGTATTACGCGGACCGCGAACGGGCGGCGTCGGGGTTGCTGCTCGGTTATGCGTGCGTGCCGGAGGACGAGATCGCGACCGCGTTCGCGACGCTCGCCGAGGCGATCGACGAGCGGGCGTTCGGCAAGGTGGTCGAGGTGGCTTGA
- a CDS encoding N-formylglutamate amidohydrolase, whose protein sequence is MLTFNCNNATADASPAHFIATPTVPTLPIVVDSPHSGIAYPPDFATVAPDDAIRTTWDAYIDELWAGAPARGGTLLGATFPRAYIDPNRAETDIDETLLAEPWPEPLSPQPYTQRGMGLIRRDALPGVPLYDRKLSLAEVRHRIDAYYLPYRRALAGIAEPLHAAHGALWHIDCHSMKSRGNAMNVDAGELRPDVVVSDRRGTTADPAFTEWTAQWFARAGYRVQVNDPYQGGDLLTALADPARQRHSIQIEFNRALYMDEAAFAKHAGFATLKRSVDAYLDALADYVRARIAPQGDPA, encoded by the coding sequence ATGCTGACGTTTAATTGCAACAACGCGACTGCCGATGCATCGCCCGCGCATTTCATCGCGACGCCGACGGTGCCGACCCTGCCGATCGTCGTCGACTCGCCGCACAGCGGCATCGCGTATCCGCCGGACTTCGCCACCGTCGCACCCGACGACGCGATCCGCACCACGTGGGACGCGTACATCGACGAACTGTGGGCCGGCGCGCCCGCGCGCGGCGGCACGCTGCTCGGCGCGACGTTTCCGCGCGCGTACATCGATCCGAATCGCGCGGAAACCGACATCGACGAAACACTGCTCGCCGAGCCGTGGCCCGAGCCGCTGTCGCCGCAGCCATACACGCAGCGCGGGATGGGCCTGATCCGGCGCGACGCGCTGCCCGGCGTGCCGCTGTACGACCGCAAGCTGTCGCTCGCGGAAGTTCGCCATCGGATCGACGCGTATTACCTGCCGTACCGCCGCGCGCTCGCCGGCATCGCCGAGCCGCTGCACGCCGCGCACGGCGCGCTGTGGCACATCGACTGCCATTCGATGAAGTCGCGCGGCAACGCGATGAACGTCGATGCGGGCGAATTGCGGCCGGACGTCGTCGTCAGCGACCGGCGCGGCACGACCGCCGATCCGGCGTTCACCGAGTGGACCGCGCAGTGGTTCGCGCGCGCCGGCTATCGCGTGCAGGTCAACGACCCGTACCAGGGCGGCGACCTGCTGACCGCGCTCGCCGACCCCGCAAGGCAGCGCCACAGCATCCAGATCGAATTCAACCGCGCGCTGTACATGGACGAGGCCGCATTCGCGAAACACGCGGGCTTCGCCACGCTGAAGCGCTCGGTCGACGCGTATCTCGACGCGCTCGCCGATTACGTCCGCGCGCGCATCGCGCCGCAGGGAGACCCCGCATGA
- a CDS encoding IclR family transcriptional regulator: MTTYIVDAVDSALKLLTYVAEHPNLGVTELASQLGINKSRTYRMLCTLELHRFVVQDPRTSTYALGPQAFVIGVAASQQNALVRAAHRHMLALNQAINETIVLRVREGLESVCVARCETTHTVRTVGAVGNRRPINFGASGKVLLAFAPDPVRDEYLAKLRRNGEADDPAKLAGELDAVARKGYAVSSGEVTPGAVGIAVPVRDLTGATVASVSVTGPEVRVSHADIPDYLERLQACSLAISAELGYVPARTALQPA; encoded by the coding sequence ATGACGACCTACATCGTCGACGCCGTCGACAGTGCGCTGAAGCTGCTGACCTACGTGGCCGAGCACCCGAACCTCGGCGTGACCGAGCTGGCGTCGCAGCTCGGCATCAACAAGTCGCGCACGTACCGGATGCTGTGCACGCTCGAACTGCATCGCTTCGTCGTGCAGGACCCGCGCACGTCCACCTATGCGCTCGGCCCGCAGGCCTTCGTGATCGGCGTGGCCGCGTCGCAGCAGAACGCGCTCGTGCGCGCCGCGCACCGGCACATGCTCGCGCTCAATCAGGCGATCAACGAGACCATCGTGCTGCGTGTACGCGAAGGGCTCGAATCGGTGTGCGTCGCGCGTTGCGAAACGACGCACACGGTGCGCACCGTCGGCGCGGTCGGCAATCGCCGGCCGATCAATTTCGGCGCATCGGGCAAGGTGCTGCTCGCGTTCGCGCCCGACCCGGTGCGCGACGAATATCTCGCGAAACTGCGCCGAAACGGGGAGGCCGACGATCCGGCGAAGCTCGCCGGCGAACTCGACGCGGTCGCGCGCAAGGGCTACGCGGTGAGCAGCGGCGAGGTGACGCCCGGTGCGGTCGGGATCGCGGTGCCGGTGCGCGACCTGACGGGCGCGACGGTCGCCTCCGTCAGCGTGACGGGCCCCGAGGTGCGCGTGAGCCACGCCGACATTCCCGACTATCTCGAACGCCTGCAGGCGTGCAGCCTCGCCATTTCCGCCGAACTCGGCTACGTCCCGGCGCGCACCGCGCTGCAACCGGCCTGA
- a CDS encoding porin: MKRKGMAVALAGIATAAGAMHAHAQSSVTLYGVVDSGITYTNNQNGHAAWQATGGNEQGTRFGLLGKEDLGGGTRAVFRLENGFNIESGAASQGGRLFGRRAYVGLENDRWGTLTMGRQYNAAQEVLEPLQIGATTALTQYALHPFDTDDLNNTFRTNNSVQYQTPTWYGLRAVGLYGFSNSTSFAQNRVWSLGTSYENGPLQLGAAYVRVDHPALDTTGAAASDNYYTFIKGVTRQQIWGAGGAYAWGAATFGLLYTSSLFNLQTGGAMRFNNYEGSVRYLMTPALQFALGETYTQVLASQGPKPSSHYLQTSVGAQYFLSKRTDVYVNAFYQRASSNAVAAIEGISNPSSTRTQIVAVTGIRHKF; this comes from the coding sequence ATGAAGCGAAAAGGGATGGCGGTCGCGCTGGCAGGTATCGCAACGGCGGCGGGTGCAATGCACGCGCATGCACAGTCGAGCGTGACGCTGTACGGCGTGGTCGATTCGGGGATCACATACACGAACAACCAGAACGGCCACGCCGCGTGGCAGGCGACCGGCGGCAACGAGCAGGGCACGCGCTTCGGGCTGCTCGGCAAGGAAGACCTCGGCGGCGGCACGCGCGCGGTGTTCCGGCTCGAGAACGGCTTCAACATCGAGAGCGGCGCCGCGAGCCAGGGCGGCCGGCTGTTCGGGCGCCGTGCGTACGTCGGGCTGGAGAACGACCGCTGGGGCACGCTGACGATGGGCCGCCAGTACAACGCGGCGCAGGAAGTGCTGGAGCCGCTGCAGATCGGCGCGACCACCGCGCTCACGCAGTACGCGCTGCATCCGTTCGACACCGACGACCTGAACAACACGTTCCGCACCAACAACTCGGTGCAGTATCAGACGCCGACGTGGTACGGGCTGCGTGCGGTCGGCCTGTACGGCTTCTCGAATTCGACGTCGTTCGCGCAAAACCGCGTGTGGAGCCTCGGCACGAGCTACGAGAACGGGCCGCTGCAACTCGGTGCGGCCTACGTGCGCGTCGATCATCCGGCGCTGGATACCACCGGGGCGGCGGCGTCCGACAACTACTACACGTTCATCAAGGGCGTGACGCGCCAGCAGATCTGGGGCGCGGGCGGCGCCTATGCGTGGGGCGCCGCGACGTTCGGGCTGCTGTACACGAGCTCGCTGTTCAACCTGCAGACGGGCGGCGCGATGCGCTTCAACAACTACGAGGGCAGCGTGCGCTACCTGATGACGCCCGCGCTGCAGTTCGCGCTCGGCGAAACCTATACACAGGTACTGGCGTCACAGGGGCCGAAGCCGAGCTCGCACTACCTGCAGACGAGCGTCGGCGCGCAGTATTTCCTGTCGAAGCGCACCGATGTCTACGTGAACGCGTTCTACCAGCGCGCGTCCTCGAACGCGGTGGCCGCGATCGAAGGGATCTCGAATCCGTCGAGCACGCGCACGCAGATCGTCGCGGTGACGGGCATCCGCCACAAGTTCTGA